Within Halobacterium jilantaiense, the genomic segment TCGACTACCTCCGGGACGCCGTCGAGAAGTCCATGGACCGCCTCGGCGTCGACCACGTCGACGTCCTCCAGCTCCACAACCCGGACGTCGACGAACTCACGCCGGACGTCCTCGAACTGCTGGACGAGCTCCGCGAGGACGGCCGCGCCGACGCAATCGGCGTCGCGCTCGGCCCCTCCATCGGCTGGCTCGCCGAGGGCGACCGCGCCATCGAGGAGGCGTTCGACTCCGTGCAGTACGTCGGGAACATCCTCGAACAGGACGTCCACAACCACTTCGTGGACACCGTCCGCGAGCAGGACGCGGCCACGTCCCTGATTCCGCGCGTCCCGCACTCCTCCGGTCTCCTGAACGAGCAGGTCACGCCTGACACCGAACTCGGCGAGGGCGACCACCGCGGCTTCCGGCCCGAGGAGTGGTACGAGACGGGCTGGGAGAAGGTCGACGCCCTGCGCTTCCTCGAACGGGATGGCGTCCGCACGATGGGGCAGGCCGCAATCCAGTGGCTCCTCAGCTTCGACGAGGTCGCGACCGTCACGCCGACGTTCCGCTCGAAGGCCGACATCGAGGAGTGGTCGAACGCCTCCGAGACGCCCGCGCTCAGCGACGAGGAGCGCGAGCGCGTCGCCGACCTCTACGCCGACAACTTCGGCGTCGACCGCTTCGACGGCATGGAGAACGAGGACTACCGGACGAGCGTCGACGGCGACGACCTCCGGGACGCCGGCATTCTCGGCTCCGCCGACTGAGGCACCGACGTTCTCCACTCGTCGCGAGCGCACCACTGTTGTCGAGCATACCCGAGCGTAGCGAGGGTTTTGCCGCGCGAACGGAGTGAGCGCGGGGAGTTTTTAGCGTAGCTTTTTGCAAGCGGGGGTTCCCGCAGTGAGCGCACAGCGCGAACGAGGAAACCCCCCGCAGTAAAAAGGTCCTACGCGAGGAAGACGTGGCGCGGGCGGTCCGCGAGCACGTCGCGGCCCCAGTCGACGGTGTCGCTGAAGTCGTCGCTGCGGAAGAACGCCATGGCGTCCTCCTGGGAGCGCCACTGGCTGGCGATGAACATGTCGTCCTCGTTCTCGACGTTCACCATCAGGTCGGTGTCGAAGTGGCCGTCCATGCCTGCGAGGACCTCGCCGACGGTGTCGAACTTCTCGACGAAGTCGTCGGTGTGTTCGGGCTTGGTCTCGTAGAACATCCCCATCGTGCCGAACCCGGACTCTTCACCGGCGCGCTCGACGACCTCGGGGAGTTCGGAGAGGAAGCCGGCGGCCGTGTCGGCGGCGCTGGCGGTGTCCCAGATGGAGACGACGGCGCGCCGGTCGGCCTCGTGGCCGTCGTAGACGGCGGTCTTCACGTGGGTGTCGTAGTGTTCGAAGTTCCCGCGCAGCCCGTCGACCTCCTCGAAGAGCTCGTCGGCGTCGGCCTCCGAGTAGAGGACGGTGGCGTAGACGTCCTCGCCGTGGGGCTGGCCGGCGTAGATGTCCTGGTCTTCGAGTTCGCCGCGGATGCCGTCGTCGGCCTCGTCGCCGGTCCCGTGGTGTGTGTCCTCGGTGTCACCGTCGTGGTGCCCGTCGCTGTCGCCGTGGTGGGCGTCACCCTCTCCGTGGGCGTGCCCGCCCTCGCCGTGGTGGTGGCCGGTGTCCTCGGGGGCGGGGACTTCCTCGCCGGCCATGAACGCCGGGAGGTCGCTCGGCGGGAACCGGCGGCCGACGAAGAAGTCGCCGAACGCGCCGTACTTCGCGGACACCTCGTCGAAGCGCATCTCGTAGACGATGTCCTTGATGTCCGTGAGGTCGTCCGCGAACAGCGTCACGCCCCACTCCATGTCGTCGAGGCCGACGGAGGACGCGATGACCTGGCTGACCTTTCCGGCGTACTCCTTCCCGAGGTCCCCGTGGACCTCCATCATCTCGGCGCGCTCCTCCAGCGGGAGGTCGTACCAGTTCTGCTCGGGCTGCCGGCGCTTGCTCATCGGGTAGAAGGAGACGTACGTGTCGTCCGGAATCTCCGGCGTGAGCTTCCCTTCCAGGTACTGCTTGACGCCGGCGTCCACGGAGTCGGGGTCCTCGAAGTACTCGGGGACGGTGTAGCCCGAAATCTCCACGACGGAGACGTACGAGTGGGACTGCTCGGTGTACTCCGCCAGCGCCGTCTGCTCGAACGACCGCTCGATGCGGTCGAGTTCGTCCAGCGTCTCCCGGAAGTGCACGAACATGAGGTCGGCCTTGTGGCCGGTGATGGAGAACACGGCGGAGTCGCCCTCGTCGGCGCGAGCGAGCGACTCCCGGTGTTCGAGGAACGCCTCGGCGTCGTTGAGCGCGGCCTCTCGGTCGCGCTCGGGCGCGTCCCGCCACGCGTCCCAGTCCACGGTGTGGAAGTCGTGGAGCACGAACCAGCCCTCGTCAGTCGGTGGAGCGTCTGCCATGTCGCGAGGTTGGGCGGCCGCGTAGAAGGGTTTTCCCAAACCGGCGCGAGCCCGGGCCGGACAGTCCGGGGTACCCCGACCGAAACCCTTTCCCCGTGACCTCCGGAACGTGGGGGCAGATGCGAAAGAGCGGTCCGCCGAAGGGCCTAGTCTCGTACCTGGTCCTGGAGCTACTGGCCGAACAGCCCCGGTACGGCTACGAGATTCTCAAGGAGATCGAGTCGCTGTCCGGTGGGCACTGGGAGCCCTCCTACGGCTCGGTCTACCCCATCCTCTACAAGTTCGAGGAGGAGGGGTACGCCGAACGCCTGGAGGTCGAAGACGAACCCGACCGGAAGTACTTCGAACTCACCGACGCCGGCCGGGAGGAACTCGACCAGAAACGCGAGGAAGTCGGAGAGACGGGCGAAGACCTCTTCGACGTCATCCTCGGCTTCTACCACATGTTCGCCGTCCTCGGGACCGACGAGCGCTTCGAGGTCGAGAACCCGGCCGTCGGCGAGGGGTGGCGTTTCGACGAGGACTTCTCGGCGTGGATTGTCGAACAGGTGGTTCGGCACCACGAACACTACTTCTCTGACTTCGAGCGCATCGAGGACACCCCCGAGGAGTTCGTCGAACGGATGGGCCTCGACTAGGACAGCAGCTCGGGCCCGAACAGCATCAGCAGGAGGCTCGCGAGCATCAACAGCCCGATGCTCGTCGTGACAGCCCGGGTGAGCGCCTCGCGGTTGTCGGAGGGGAGCCGCGACGTCACCGCCTCCACGCCGCTCCGGAGCAGGTGGCCGCCGTCCAGCGGGAACGCCGGGATGCAGTTGAACAGCCCGAGGTTGAGGTTCACCCACCCCGTCCACAGCAGGAGGTTCGCCCCGACGAACGTCACCCAGTCCGGCAGCACGCCGAGCACACCCGTCACGTCGTAGAAGGCGGCGTTCGTGCCGGCGAACCCGGGGAAGTTGAAGGCCAGCGTCGGGTCGATGAGGCCGATGAACGGCAGGTAGAGTGCGCCGACGATGGCCTGCAGAAAGCCCGTGACGGGGCCGCTGTCACCGCCGAACAGCGCGTTCAGGTACGCCGACCCGGAGATGTCCCCGGAGACCAGCGCCTGGAAGGTCTCGGCGGGGTACAGCGACGCGCCGAAGTCCGAGGTCGCGATGCCGCTGACTCCCGGCGAGATGACGACGCCGAGGTAGCTGGAGCCGTCTCGCTGTTCGCCCAGCTCGACTGTGTAGGTCTCTCGGCTGCCGTCGACGTACGCCGCCACCTCGACGGTGTCGCCGGGGTCGCGCGCGTCGAGAACGTCGCTGAGCGTTTCGCGGGTGGTGACGCGCTCACCCGCGACGGAGACGACGACGGCGTCCTCCTCGGCGGGCATCCCGGCCTCGGCTGCGGGTGCGTCCGGTGCGACCGTCAGCAGCGCGCCGGCGGGGCCGGTCGTCGTCGAGCCGTCCGCGAGTTCGAACGTGGCAATCTCGCGGTCCGCGACTGCCTCGTACAGCCCGGT encodes:
- a CDS encoding PadR family transcriptional regulator, which codes for MRKSGPPKGLVSYLVLELLAEQPRYGYEILKEIESLSGGHWEPSYGSVYPILYKFEEEGYAERLEVEDEPDRKYFELTDAGREELDQKREEVGETGEDLFDVILGFYHMFAVLGTDERFEVENPAVGEGWRFDEDFSAWIVEQVVRHHEHYFSDFERIEDTPEEFVERMGLD
- a CDS encoding heme-binding protein translates to MADAPPTDEGWFVLHDFHTVDWDAWRDAPERDREAALNDAEAFLEHRESLARADEGDSAVFSITGHKADLMFVHFRETLDELDRIERSFEQTALAEYTEQSHSYVSVVEISGYTVPEYFEDPDSVDAGVKQYLEGKLTPEIPDDTYVSFYPMSKRRQPEQNWYDLPLEERAEMMEVHGDLGKEYAGKVSQVIASSVGLDDMEWGVTLFADDLTDIKDIVYEMRFDEVSAKYGAFGDFFVGRRFPPSDLPAFMAGEEVPAPEDTGHHHGEGGHAHGEGDAHHGDSDGHHDGDTEDTHHGTGDEADDGIRGELEDQDIYAGQPHGEDVYATVLYSEADADELFEEVDGLRGNFEHYDTHVKTAVYDGHEADRRAVVSIWDTASAADTAAGFLSELPEVVERAGEESGFGTMGMFYETKPEHTDDFVEKFDTVGEVLAGMDGHFDTDLMVNVENEDDMFIASQWRSQEDAMAFFRSDDFSDTVDWGRDVLADRPRHVFLA
- a CDS encoding aldo/keto reductase, with the protein product MQHRELGDSGVEVSEVGFGAWVVGTDWWGDRDEDDALEMVEYALDHGITYFDTGDVYGHGRSEELLGKSLAEHGDEMTVATKVGYDFYNNPQAGHGELPKEMSVDYLRDAVEKSMDRLGVDHVDVLQLHNPDVDELTPDVLELLDELREDGRADAIGVALGPSIGWLAEGDRAIEEAFDSVQYVGNILEQDVHNHFVDTVREQDAATSLIPRVPHSSGLLNEQVTPDTELGEGDHRGFRPEEWYETGWEKVDALRFLERDGVRTMGQAAIQWLLSFDEVATVTPTFRSKADIEEWSNASETPALSDEERERVADLYADNFGVDRFDGMENEDYRTSVDGDDLRDAGILGSAD